TCGGGTCGGTCGGCACGGCGGTGGGCAGCCCGCCGCGGTAGGGCACCGTCGCGAGGATGGGCACGGCCTCGTCCGGCAGGTCGAGCAGGGCGGCCACCGCAGCCGCGTCCGCGGGCGTCAGCGGGTGCTGCCCCAGGAGCGCGGCCGTGGTCCAGACCTTGGGTCGACCGATGTGCTCGGCGATCGCGTTCCAGGTCAGGCCGCGGCCGATCCGGGTGGTGACGATCAGCTCGGTGACGTCGCTGCGGTTCATGACGTCACCGTAGGGCTCGGCGCAGCCGGTCCCGGCTAGCCCGTGTAGGGACGCGCGGTCGCGGCGACCTTCGGGTCGTACTTGCAGGTGCTGTCGACGTCCTCGCTCGTCGGCGCGGACTTGTTAGAGCCGCTG
The window above is part of the Microlunatus antarcticus genome. Proteins encoded here:
- the cynS gene encoding cyanase, translated to MNRSDVTELIVTTRIGRGLTWNAIAEHIGRPKVWTTAALLGQHPLTPADAAAVAALLDLPDEAVPILATVPYRGGLPTAVPTDPTIYRFYEALQVYGPALKELIHEEFGDGIMSAINFRLDIGHTEHDGAEHVVVTFDGKFLPYAWPTDEGGGSQSGE